From the genome of Gracilibacillus salitolerans, one region includes:
- a CDS encoding VOC family protein: MIKNMHVYLVTNGDGQEAIKFYQSAIDAELLSLQTFADLPNRAEMGIAEDEKDRVLNAHLRVGQTDFMLSDTMPGQSYQLGDQVTVAIISSDIASTERIFGNLAQDGKVVMPLQEVFWSPSYGQVTDKFGVTWQISTHE; the protein is encoded by the coding sequence ATGATTAAGAATATGCATGTTTATCTGGTAACGAATGGAGATGGACAAGAGGCAATTAAATTTTATCAATCAGCTATAGATGCCGAATTATTAAGCTTACAGACCTTTGCAGATCTTCCTAATCGAGCTGAAATGGGCATTGCAGAAGATGAAAAGGATCGTGTACTGAATGCTCATTTAAGAGTGGGACAAACAGACTTCATGCTTTCAGATACAATGCCAGGGCAATCGTATCAGTTAGGAGACCAAGTAACCGTTGCGATTATTTCAAGTGATATTGCATCCACAGAGCGAATTTTTGGAAATCTCGCTCAAGATGGTAAAGTGGTGATGCCATTACAAGAAGTGTTTTGGAGTCCGTCATATGGACAAGTAACAGATAAATTTGGTGTTACGTGGCAGA
- a CDS encoding helix-turn-helix transcriptional regulator, giving the protein MVYNSPEIEAAIKYIKSNLHEEITLQQVANHVAYSPYHFSRIFKDQIGLPPHYYLSALRLQKAKELLIQTDLPVRDIGMEIGQQSLGTFTTRFTQKVGVSPSVFRHSASNVTQHLQQIQFKSDISLNRYNGNSSQTVKGKIISPNPINGIILVGLFSKPIPEGLPLYGTILESAGEFVFENVKAGTYYLLSTTVITGMNNSEILLTESTLRAKLEEPVIVQPHQETPQLNVSLRPPRIDDPPVLISIAVLMQQYLSANIEDGNL; this is encoded by the coding sequence ATGGTGTATAACTCTCCCGAAATAGAAGCTGCTATAAAGTACATCAAGTCGAATTTACATGAAGAAATAACACTCCAACAAGTAGCAAACCATGTAGCTTACAGTCCCTATCATTTCTCAAGAATATTCAAAGATCAAATCGGTCTGCCGCCCCATTACTATTTATCTGCACTCCGATTACAAAAGGCAAAAGAATTATTGATTCAAACAGATTTACCTGTACGCGATATAGGTATGGAGATTGGTCAACAGAGCCTTGGTACCTTTACTACTCGATTTACGCAAAAAGTAGGAGTGTCTCCCTCTGTTTTTCGTCACTCTGCATCAAATGTTACGCAACACCTGCAACAAATTCAATTTAAAAGCGATATATCTTTAAACAGATATAATGGAAATTCTTCTCAAACTGTTAAAGGCAAGATTATCTCACCTAATCCGATTAATGGCATTATATTGGTAGGTTTATTTTCTAAGCCTATCCCGGAAGGTTTACCTTTGTACGGGACTATTCTTGAATCAGCAGGGGAATTTGTATTTGAAAATGTGAAAGCAGGTACATATTATTTACTTTCTACTACTGTTATTACCGGGATGAATAATTCTGAAATATTATTAACAGAGTCGACACTTAGAGCAAAACTAGAAGAGCCTGTTATTGTTCAACCTCATCAAGAAACGCCACAACTAAACGTCAGCTTACGCCCACCAAGAATAGATGATCCACCAGTACTTATTTCAATTGCTGTATTGATGCAACAATATTTATCAGCCAACATAGAAGATGGCAATTTATAA